A region of Allocoleopsis franciscana PCC 7113 DNA encodes the following proteins:
- a CDS encoding manganese catalase family protein produces the protein MFFHKKLIMHPVKVDAPNPQFAQLLLEQFGGATGELTAALQYWVQSFHCENAGIRDMLQDIAIEEFSHLEVVGRLIENHTKNTDQTDIYKSTLFAIRGIGPHFLDSQGNAWTANYINEGGDVVRDLRSDIAAEAGARQTYEELIKMAPDKGTKDTLVFLLTREISHTQMFMKALESLNKLTDPFFGNIQPDETVNLYFNLSSDGQGESIAPTNNGSDERGPWNSEPTFKYIANPQEQMKQHAN, from the coding sequence ATGTTTTTTCACAAAAAACTAATCATGCATCCGGTCAAAGTCGATGCGCCCAATCCTCAGTTTGCCCAACTACTTTTAGAACAGTTTGGTGGAGCAACGGGTGAACTTACAGCCGCATTGCAATACTGGGTGCAGTCGTTTCATTGTGAAAACGCCGGTATTCGGGATATGCTCCAAGATATTGCCATAGAAGAGTTTAGCCATTTGGAGGTAGTTGGCAGACTCATCGAAAATCACACCAAAAATACAGACCAAACTGATATCTATAAGAGTACCTTGTTTGCCATTCGAGGCATTGGCCCCCACTTTTTAGACTCTCAAGGTAATGCTTGGACTGCTAATTACATCAACGAAGGGGGTGATGTTGTACGTGACTTGCGCTCTGATATTGCCGCTGAAGCAGGAGCACGTCAGACTTACGAAGAATTGATTAAAATGGCACCGGATAAAGGTACCAAAGATACTCTCGTTTTTCTCCTAACCCGTGAGATTTCTCATACCCAAATGTTTATGAAAGCATTGGAGTCGCTGAATAAACTCACTGACCCCTTCTTTGGCAATATTCAGCCGGATGAAACCGTCAATCTTTACTTCAACTTGTCCAGCGATGGTCAAGGAGAATCGATTGCACCAACCAATAATGGTTCAGATGAACGTGGCCCCTGGAATTCGGAGCCGACC
- a CDS encoding serine/threonine-protein kinase, whose amino-acid sequence MTYCVTPGCLSPQNPDSARYCLSCGSKLWLKERYRSIKPIGSGGFGRTFLAVDEDIPSKPHCVIKQLYIHNPSSLVAKKATELFQQEAVRLDELGKHPQIPTLWAHFEQNRQLYLVQELINGQTIKQELDIKGAYNEAQIWELLQDLLPVLQYIHSHKVIHRDIKPANIIRRREDKKLVLIDFGVAKLLSDTALWQTGTITGTPEYMPPEQIKGKVFPASDLYSLGVTCIHLLTEVPPLDLFDSINGCWVWRDFLLPEKRVSDRLSKILEQLLQNTIKDRFQSTDAVLQALKLTPQTNYTSSRRINGHTLVSEIGIDYTPLQNLLSRNKWKEADQQTWTLLCQALGKRLGYYLSSGDIEKLPCEDLWIIDQLWVKYSNRRFGLSIQKYIYEDVGKDYPSFCDRVGWPIHNPPNLDASLKFNQRAPMGHLPSRRWIGGYSWWNHASVLAEKLEQCGIT is encoded by the coding sequence ATGACTTATTGTGTCACTCCTGGATGCCTCTCTCCTCAAAATCCAGATTCAGCTCGATATTGTCTCAGTTGTGGCTCTAAATTATGGCTCAAAGAGCGATATCGCTCAATAAAACCGATTGGTTCTGGTGGATTTGGCAGAACCTTTTTAGCGGTGGATGAGGATATTCCCTCTAAACCTCACTGTGTGATTAAGCAACTCTACATACATAATCCAAGCAGTTTGGTTGCGAAAAAAGCTACGGAACTTTTCCAGCAAGAAGCCGTGCGATTAGATGAACTGGGTAAACATCCCCAAATTCCTACTCTTTGGGCACACTTTGAACAAAATCGACAACTTTATCTGGTACAAGAGTTAATTAATGGACAAACAATTAAGCAAGAATTAGATATTAAAGGGGCTTACAACGAAGCTCAAATTTGGGAGTTATTGCAAGATTTGTTGCCAGTTTTACAATATATCCATAGCCATAAAGTCATTCATCGCGATATCAAGCCCGCTAACATTATCCGTCGTCGCGAGGATAAAAAGTTAGTGTTAATTGATTTTGGAGTGGCTAAGCTTCTTTCTGATACAGCACTCTGGCAAACGGGCACAATTACGGGCACTCCCGAATACATGCCCCCCGAACAGATTAAGGGAAAAGTCTTTCCGGCAAGTGATCTCTATAGTTTAGGTGTGACTTGCATTCACTTATTAACGGAAGTTCCGCCTCTGGATTTGTTTGATTCAATTAATGGCTGTTGGGTGTGGCGTGATTTTTTGCTTCCGGAAAAGCGAGTGAGCGATCGCCTCAGTAAAATCCTGGAGCAATTATTGCAAAATACCATTAAAGATCGCTTTCAATCTACGGATGCTGTTTTGCAAGCTCTGAAGTTAACGCCCCAAACAAACTACACGTCTAGCCGTAGGATTAATGGTCATACTTTAGTTTCAGAAATTGGTATTGACTACACTCCCTTGCAAAATTTGTTAAGCCGAAATAAATGGAAAGAAGCAGACCAACAAACTTGGACTCTTCTGTGTCAAGCGTTAGGCAAGCGACTGGGTTATTATCTAAGCAGTGGTGATATTGAAAAATTACCCTGTGAGGATTTATGGATTATTGACCAGCTTTGGGTCAAGTATAGTAACAGGCGTTTTGGCTTAAGTATCCAGAAGTATATCTATGAAGATGTAGGAAAAGATTATCCCAGTTTTTGCGATCGCGTGGGTTGGCCAATCCACAATCCACCTAATCTGGACGCCTCATTAAAATTCAATCAGAGAGCACCGATGGGACATTTGCCCTCCCGTCGATGGATTGGTGGCTACTCTTGGTGGAATCACGCTAGTGTTTTAGCCGAGAAACTTGAACAATGTGGCATTACTTAG
- a CDS encoding DUF4359 domain-containing protein, which yields MKFLQVVAAMAGVALVGLGVSMALTNPSKDTYEEYAVETLSTYLKDEACMQVPSVFGNALRSQCKSLVDTARPQIEEIITQSTQQYNFIFFSVYRTNLEIGSFLPAYQFDTLGVFQNFYIYRAEEK from the coding sequence ATGAAGTTTTTACAGGTCGTTGCAGCAATGGCTGGAGTCGCTCTCGTCGGGCTGGGAGTGTCGATGGCACTGACGAATCCCAGTAAGGATACCTATGAGGAGTATGCGGTTGAGACACTCAGCACCTATCTCAAAGACGAAGCCTGTATGCAAGTCCCCAGTGTCTTCGGGAACGCCCTCCGCAGTCAATGTAAATCGCTGGTTGACACGGCACGCCCCCAAATCGAGGAAATTATTACCCAATCGACACAGCAGTATAACTTTATTTTTTTTAGCGTTTATCGCACTAATTTAGAGATTGGCTCCTTCTTACCCGCTTATCAATTTGACACTTTGGGAGTATTTCAAAACTTTTACATCTATCGGGCGGAGGAGAAGTAA
- a CDS encoding GAF domain-containing protein — MNVDHLSKWHESPQNHADLRPIQPMTSTQKSDQTEDFQILNLKRVDLEGILTVYDSLPCIGFAINSAKIMLAVSQFAADYLGYEVIELAQQPIGDIFYGQDEAICQAQLTAIQQPPHQLTQWETRLVRKNGSVMWVRAKASLVPNTETDPIITLICEDITEYKQAQEIRRQSQMLCKASLEESCQHSEEALRQQFLWEQLLGAIAQRIHQSLNLDEILNTTVDEVRQVLACDRVIIFRLHPDGSGVIVVESVDSGWRPISGISINDHHFAQAYIKLYKQGRVQAVEDIYTADLTPCHRDLLAQLQVRANLVVPIVHEEQLWGLLVAQQCSKPRMWKSLEIDLLSSLATQAAIAIQQSELYQQAQTEIAQRQQAEASLQQQFQRERLVSAISGRIRQSLNLEEILNATAAEVRQVLQTDRVVIFQFEPDWSGNVVVESVASSCFSILGRNIYDPCFKQSYIVPYQQGRVKAIEDIYNANIDPCHINLLTQLQVRANLVVPILQSEQTLQNQTFPYPEGDRGEPSSQNRLWGLLIAHHCTEPRTWGQWEMDLLTSLASQVAIAIQQSQLYEQAQYQRQREQALNQLTQAVRRSLDLQTIFSTATCEIEKLLEVDCAQIVQYLPEQKLWVSVAESCKGVCTSACQSLEISDQNNPIADRLKRLEVVRIDDTHLWQDEVYNACIQGLPGSWLLVPLHFGDSMWGALALVMNTESYHWQDSQVELICKVADQLAIALQQAELYKQSCTAMAQAQSQAQQLEQTLIELRKTQAQLVQSEKMSSLGQLVAGVAHEINNPVSFIYGNLMHATDYTQDILGLVQLYQQYYPHPMPEIEGEIAAIDLDFLLEDLPKLLSSMKVGAERICEIVAALRNFSRFAEAEMKPVDLHDGVDSTLMILQNRLKASGGHPEIKVIKEYGNLPLVECYAGQLNQVFMNLLSNAIDAIDEQNQTLTPEQINANPSYIRVCTELCNDNEVAIHIADNGPGISEEVKARLFDPFFTTKPVGTGTGLGLSISYQIVVEKHGGKLHFYSQLGQGTEFVIQIPIQQTLKKP, encoded by the coding sequence ATGAACGTCGATCATCTATCTAAGTGGCATGAGTCTCCTCAGAATCATGCCGACCTCAGGCCGATTCAGCCCATGACCTCTACTCAAAAATCGGATCAGACTGAAGACTTTCAAATCCTAAACCTGAAACGAGTGGATTTAGAAGGCATTCTGACGGTCTATGATAGTCTTCCCTGTATTGGTTTCGCGATCAATTCGGCGAAAATCATGCTTGCCGTCAGCCAGTTCGCCGCTGATTATCTTGGTTATGAGGTGATTGAGCTAGCACAACAGCCCATCGGCGACATTTTTTATGGGCAAGATGAAGCCATTTGTCAAGCTCAATTAACGGCAATACAACAACCGCCGCATCAGCTAACTCAATGGGAAACTCGCCTTGTCCGCAAAAATGGCAGCGTGATGTGGGTGAGAGCTAAGGCTAGCTTAGTGCCAAACACCGAAACCGACCCAATCATCACTCTCATTTGTGAAGACATTACCGAGTACAAGCAAGCACAAGAAATAAGGCGGCAGAGTCAGATGCTGTGTAAGGCTTCTTTAGAGGAGAGTTGTCAGCACTCAGAAGAAGCATTGCGACAGCAATTTCTCTGGGAGCAGTTGCTGGGGGCGATCGCACAACGCATTCATCAGTCCTTAAACCTAGACGAAATTCTCAACACCACGGTGGATGAAGTGCGGCAAGTTTTGGCCTGCGATCGCGTGATTATCTTTCGCCTTCATCCCGATGGCAGTGGGGTAATTGTCGTAGAATCGGTGGACTCTGGCTGGAGGCCGATTTCAGGCATCAGCATTAATGACCACCACTTTGCACAAGCCTATATCAAGCTATACAAACAAGGGAGAGTTCAGGCGGTAGAAGATATCTACACCGCAGATTTAACACCCTGTCACCGCGATCTACTCGCTCAGCTTCAGGTGAGGGCGAACTTGGTCGTTCCCATCGTTCACGAAGAGCAATTGTGGGGATTGTTAGTTGCCCAACAGTGCTCCAAACCCCGGATGTGGAAGTCGTTGGAAATTGATTTACTCAGTTCCCTCGCTACCCAAGCCGCGATCGCGATACAGCAATCTGAACTTTACCAGCAAGCCCAAACTGAAATTGCTCAACGCCAACAGGCGGAAGCCTCCCTACAGCAGCAGTTTCAGCGGGAACGCCTAGTCAGTGCGATTTCTGGGCGCATTCGCCAATCGTTAAACCTAGAGGAAATCCTGAATGCGACGGCGGCGGAAGTGCGACAAGTGCTGCAAACGGACCGAGTCGTGATTTTTCAGTTTGAGCCGGATTGGAGTGGAAATGTCGTCGTAGAATCTGTGGCGTCGAGTTGCTTCTCGATTTTGGGCAGAAACATTTATGACCCTTGTTTTAAGCAATCTTATATCGTGCCTTACCAACAGGGTCGGGTCAAGGCGATCGAGGATATCTACAACGCCAATATAGACCCGTGTCATATTAATTTACTCACTCAGTTGCAGGTGCGAGCTAACCTCGTTGTGCCCATTCTACAGAGTGAACAAACTCTTCAGAATCAAACTTTCCCTTACCCAGAGGGGGATAGGGGGGAGCCTTCCAGCCAAAATCGATTGTGGGGATTGCTGATTGCTCATCACTGCACAGAACCCCGGACATGGGGGCAATGGGAGATGGACTTGCTCACGTCCTTAGCCTCCCAAGTTGCGATCGCCATCCAGCAAAGCCAACTTTATGAACAAGCTCAGTATCAGCGTCAACGGGAACAAGCTCTCAATCAACTCACTCAGGCCGTCCGTCGTTCTTTAGACTTACAAACTATTTTTTCTACCGCTACCTGTGAGATTGAGAAACTCCTAGAAGTAGACTGTGCTCAAATCGTACAATACTTACCCGAACAAAAGCTGTGGGTCAGTGTTGCTGAATCTTGCAAGGGCGTATGTACTTCAGCGTGTCAAAGTCTGGAAATTTCCGATCAAAATAATCCGATCGCTGACCGACTCAAGCGATTAGAAGTTGTTCGGATTGACGATACTCATCTTTGGCAAGACGAGGTCTATAACGCTTGTATTCAGGGACTTCCAGGTTCTTGGTTACTGGTACCGTTGCATTTTGGTGACTCCATGTGGGGGGCACTGGCACTGGTGATGAATACTGAATCCTACCATTGGCAAGATTCGCAGGTGGAATTAATTTGTAAGGTAGCAGACCAGTTAGCGATCGCCCTACAACAAGCGGAACTCTACAAGCAAAGTTGTACGGCAATGGCACAAGCTCAATCACAAGCTCAACAACTAGAACAAACCTTGATTGAACTTCGCAAAACCCAAGCGCAACTGGTGCAGAGTGAAAAAATGTCCAGTCTTGGACAACTAGTAGCAGGCGTTGCTCATGAAATCAACAACCCCGTGAGCTTCATCTATGGCAATCTCATGCACGCCACTGACTATACCCAAGACATTTTGGGTTTAGTACAGCTCTATCAACAGTACTATCCCCATCCCATGCCGGAAATTGAGGGGGAAATTGCCGCGATTGACTTGGATTTTCTGCTGGAAGACTTACCTAAACTTCTCAGTTCCATGAAGGTTGGTGCTGAGCGGATTTGTGAAATTGTGGCAGCGCTGCGGAATTTCTCCCGCTTTGCCGAAGCAGAAATGAAACCCGTCGATCTGCATGACGGCGTCGATAGTACCCTGATGATTCTGCAAAATCGCTTGAAGGCTTCCGGAGGGCATCCTGAAATTAAAGTGATTAAAGAATATGGCAACTTGCCACTCGTCGAGTGTTATGCAGGACAGCTTAACCAAGTGTTTATGAATTTACTCAGCAACGCGATCGATGCTATTGATGAGCAAAACCAAACGCTAACGCCGGAACAAATCAACGCCAATCCCAGCTATATCAGAGTCTGTACAGAACTGTGCAACGACAATGAGGTCGCCATTCACATTGCCGATAACGGCCCAGGAATCAGTGAGGAAGTCAAAGCCAGACTATTCGACCCCTTCTTTACGACCAAACCCGTGGGAACAGGTACAGGGTTGGGGTTGTCGATTAGTTATCAGATTGTGGTGGAAAAACACGGGGGTAAACTACATTTCTATAGCCAGTTGGGTCAAGGGACTGAGTTTGTGATTCAGATTCCCATCCAACAAACCCTTAAAAAGCCCTAA
- a CDS encoding NAD(P)/FAD-dependent oxidoreductase → MKTYDWIVVGGGITGAALSYELTTQGFSVLLLEQDATLQGATRYSYGGLAYWSGTSELTRQLCQEGIERHRLLSEELDADTEFRELDLLLYIASEENPEKLAANYTNFAITPRFLSVEEACELEPLLNPQAIAGALTFRHGHIHPEKTTQAYIDAFTRCGGELQITQVVELLQRSSRIEGVKTAHQTYQAANTVICAGGLSRALLQTAGISVPLYFSHAEMIETSAVSLQLRTLVMPANTKRFALEAQASKAEVESLWDEPGHEPVLPVLDAGAVQFRDGHFRIGQLSRVMTDPYATVDAAASEAAIRTQVGQILPALEKLPGTWHRCLVAFSRDRLSVVGSLGNLEGVYVFSGFSTPLVFVPPLAQRFAHWATGQDDPIMRQLSFSDRT, encoded by the coding sequence ATGAAAACTTACGACTGGATTGTAGTGGGTGGCGGTATTACAGGTGCAGCCCTCAGTTATGAACTGACCACCCAAGGTTTCAGCGTCTTGCTCCTCGAACAAGATGCCACGCTACAAGGTGCCACCCGTTATAGTTATGGGGGACTCGCTTATTGGTCAGGCACATCCGAATTAACCCGTCAGTTGTGCCAAGAAGGAATTGAACGCCATCGCCTCTTATCTGAGGAATTAGACGCCGATACCGAGTTCCGCGAACTCGATTTGCTGTTATATATCGCTTCTGAAGAGAACCCGGAAAAGCTAGCGGCTAACTATACAAATTTTGCCATCACGCCTCGCTTCCTCAGTGTAGAAGAGGCTTGTGAGTTAGAACCTTTACTCAATCCACAGGCGATCGCCGGTGCCCTCACATTTCGTCACGGACACATCCATCCTGAAAAAACCACCCAAGCCTACATCGACGCCTTCACTCGTTGCGGGGGTGAACTTCAAATCACGCAAGTGGTAGAACTGTTGCAACGAAGTTCTCGGATTGAAGGGGTGAAAACAGCCCACCAAACCTATCAGGCAGCCAACACGGTGATTTGTGCCGGCGGTTTAAGTCGCGCCTTACTCCAAACAGCAGGAATTTCTGTGCCGTTGTATTTTTCTCATGCAGAAATGATTGAAACCTCAGCCGTTAGCCTGCAACTGCGAACCCTCGTAATGCCAGCCAACACCAAGCGGTTTGCCCTAGAGGCACAAGCCAGCAAGGCGGAGGTTGAGTCCTTATGGGATGAACCCGGACATGAGCCAGTTTTGCCCGTTTTAGACGCGGGTGCCGTTCAGTTTCGGGATGGTCATTTCCGGATCGGTCAACTTAGTCGTGTGATGACAGACCCCTATGCTACGGTCGATGCAGCCGCGAGTGAGGCCGCGATTCGGACCCAAGTGGGGCAAATCTTACCGGCCCTGGAAAAGTTACCAGGAACTTGGCATCGTTGCCTGGTTGCCTTTAGCCGCGATCGCCTTTCCGTTGTGGGGTCACTCGGTAACCTAGAGGGAGTTTATGTATTTTCCGGATTTTCTACTCCTCTGGTATTCGTCCCTCCCCTAGCCCAGCGCTTCGCCCATTGGGCAACTGGGCAAGATGACCCGATTATGCGTCAATTGTCTTTTAGCGATCGCACCTGA
- a CDS encoding sterol desaturase family protein encodes MEIFQAALVALLMLLLGDFLSTFLYHVPEHIFGKFHTLVHHSKNRSFIHYAVLTKNPWVLIDGLLGAVPYFMFVPWLWTISPSGTILGLLLGEFHVVWRHSSVLDYQTPICIERICNFLWITTPEQHWLHHQDGKVAYGDIFTFYDRPARAWFRTLLLFKKKLRKIRTRPHPKFVENESLQSYR; translated from the coding sequence ATGGAAATTTTTCAGGCCGCTTTAGTGGCTTTACTGATGTTACTCCTTGGAGATTTTTTGTCTACCTTTCTCTATCATGTCCCAGAGCATATTTTTGGTAAATTCCATACATTGGTTCATCATAGTAAAAATCGTAGCTTTATCCATTATGCGGTTTTAACCAAGAACCCATGGGTACTGATTGATGGATTATTGGGAGCTGTGCCTTATTTCATGTTTGTTCCCTGGCTTTGGACAATTTCGCCCTCTGGAACTATTTTAGGGCTTTTGTTGGGTGAGTTTCATGTAGTGTGGCGGCATAGTTCGGTACTTGATTATCAAACCCCTATTTGTATTGAGCGCATCTGCAATTTCTTATGGATCACAACTCCTGAGCAGCATTGGCTTCATCATCAAGATGGCAAGGTAGCCTACGGGGATATTTTTACGTTTTACGATCGGCCTGCAAGAGCTTGGTTTAGGACTTTGTTGTTGTTCAAGAAAAAATTGAGAAAAATTAGAACTAGACCCCATCCAAAATTTGTAGAGAATGAAAGCTTGCAGTCTTATCGGTAA
- a CDS encoding AtzE family amidohydrolase, whose protein sequence is MDLKQADAIATAISVRSGEISVQAVITAALERITANNEAFNCFTAVTTQTALAQAEKIDRTIAQNNNPGILAGVPFAVKNLYDIADLTTLAGAKINSENPSAKRDATAIARLQQAGAVLVGALNMDEYAYGFVTENYHYGATRNPHDPTRIAGGSSGGSAAAVAAGFVPLTLGTDTNGSIRVPASLCGILGFKPTYGRLSRSGVALFSSSFDHVGPFARSVRDIAATFDILQGADPSDPVCTTRPPELCLPQLNHGIEGLQIAVADGYFAQGAQPEALAAVAQVAQALQVTATVTIPEAHRARAAAYIITASEGANLHFANLRSRPQDFDPATCGRFLAGALIPSHWYVQAQRFRQWYRDCLREIFQHVDIILAPTTPCVAPPLGQEMMLINGEEVPIRAHLGMYTQPLSFIGLPVLSVPMQRPGALPLGVQIIAAPYNEALILRVAAVLEAQGIVSAPVP, encoded by the coding sequence ATGGATTTGAAACAAGCCGATGCTATTGCTACTGCTATCTCGGTTCGCTCTGGAGAAATAAGTGTTCAAGCCGTTATCACGGCAGCATTAGAACGAATAACGGCTAACAATGAAGCTTTTAATTGTTTCACGGCTGTCACGACTCAGACTGCACTGGCACAAGCCGAGAAAATCGATCGCACTATTGCCCAAAACAACAATCCCGGTATTCTCGCAGGCGTTCCCTTTGCGGTGAAAAACCTCTACGATATCGCCGATTTAACCACTCTAGCTGGAGCAAAAATCAACAGCGAAAATCCCTCAGCTAAGCGAGACGCCACGGCAATTGCCCGACTTCAACAAGCGGGTGCCGTGTTAGTCGGTGCCCTCAATATGGATGAGTACGCCTATGGATTTGTGACCGAAAATTACCATTACGGTGCTACGCGCAATCCCCACGATCCAACCCGGATCGCAGGGGGTTCCTCTGGCGGTTCGGCGGCAGCAGTGGCAGCAGGATTCGTTCCTCTCACGCTGGGGACAGATACCAACGGTTCCATCCGCGTTCCCGCATCCTTATGCGGAATTTTGGGCTTTAAGCCGACTTATGGGCGATTATCACGCTCAGGAGTTGCCTTATTTTCCAGCAGTTTTGACCATGTTGGGCCGTTTGCGCGTTCCGTGCGGGATATTGCCGCAACCTTTGATATCCTACAGGGAGCTGATCCGAGTGACCCCGTTTGTACCACTCGTCCCCCAGAACTGTGCTTACCTCAACTCAATCACGGCATTGAGGGGTTGCAAATTGCAGTCGCGGATGGTTATTTTGCCCAAGGTGCACAACCTGAAGCCTTGGCAGCCGTAGCCCAGGTGGCGCAGGCGTTACAAGTGACGGCAACTGTGACAATCCCAGAAGCCCATCGGGCGAGGGCAGCAGCCTATATCATTACCGCGTCTGAAGGGGCTAATCTGCATTTTGCCAACTTGCGATCGCGCCCTCAAGATTTTGATCCCGCCACCTGTGGACGCTTTTTAGCCGGTGCCTTAATTCCGTCCCATTGGTACGTTCAAGCGCAACGGTTCAGGCAGTGGTATCGCGATTGCCTCCGAGAAATCTTCCAACATGTTGATATTATTCTCGCGCCCACCACGCCCTGTGTTGCCCCGCCACTCGGACAAGAAATGATGCTCATTAATGGAGAAGAAGTGCCCATCCGTGCCCATTTGGGAATGTACACACAACCATTATCTTTTATTGGTTTACCCGTCTTATCGGTTCCCATGCAACGCCCTGGAGCCTTACCATTAGGAGTACAAATTATTGCTGCACCTTACAATGAGGCACTCATTTTACGAGTTGCCGCTGTGCTTGAAGCCCAAGGAATTGTTTCTGCCCCAGTTCCTTAG
- a CDS encoding response regulator transcription factor: protein MNQNSAKILVIEDEKEIRENLEDLLSDKYQVLVASGGREGLEIALRELPDIVLCDVTMAGVTGHNVLTGLRSNPTTANIPFIFLTARVSKDDMRLGMELGADDYLTKPFTRKELLSAITARLKRFERI from the coding sequence ATGAACCAGAATTCTGCAAAAATCCTAGTTATTGAAGACGAAAAAGAAATTAGAGAAAATCTGGAAGACCTGCTTTCAGATAAATATCAAGTGCTTGTTGCTTCAGGCGGTAGAGAGGGGCTAGAAATAGCGTTACGAGAATTGCCAGATATTGTACTTTGCGATGTAACCATGGCAGGAGTCACCGGTCATAATGTCCTGACAGGCTTACGTTCTAATCCTACCACTGCCAACATTCCCTTTATTTTTCTGACGGCAAGAGTATCTAAAGATGATATGCGATTGGGCATGGAATTAGGAGCAGACGATTATTTAACTAAGCCTTTTACGCGAAAAGAATTGCTTAGTGCGATCACCGCTCGTCTCAAACGGTTTGAGAGGATTTAA
- a CDS encoding DUF4089 domain-containing protein: MPEENLNIAQYVEQTAQLIDLPLAPEYQLNVVENFAKIAAIATLVVEFTLPEDIELAPVFEP, translated from the coding sequence ATGCCTGAAGAAAACCTAAATATAGCTCAATATGTGGAGCAAACCGCTCAATTGATTGATTTGCCACTTGCGCCAGAATACCAGCTCAACGTAGTAGAGAATTTTGCCAAAATTGCTGCGATCGCAACTCTGGTGGTAGAATTTACTCTACCTGAAGATATTGAACTCGCCCCCGTATTTGAACCCTGA
- a CDS encoding ureidoglycolate lyase: protein MSKENIVQPLPAEWITPEKFRPYGQVIFASKDGKSYDADDAQLNLQNGIPRFYIMRLHHKSRKFHKITRHVQCTQCLGSLEGKDWFIAVAPPNPEIDEPALADIAAFHIPGNCFIKLEIGTWHAGPYFNHDFVDFYNLELNDTNVVDHFTYDFLKSHQLQFEIQV from the coding sequence ATGAGTAAAGAAAATATTGTTCAACCATTACCTGCTGAATGGATTACACCAGAAAAATTTAGACCCTATGGTCAAGTCATTTTTGCGAGTAAAGATGGCAAATCTTATGATGCTGACGATGCTCAGTTAAATCTTCAGAATGGAATACCTCGATTCTATATTATGCGCCTACATCACAAAAGCCGTAAGTTTCACAAAATTACTCGCCATGTCCAATGCACTCAATGTTTAGGTTCTTTGGAAGGCAAAGACTGGTTCATTGCAGTTGCTCCGCCGAATCCTGAAATTGACGAACCCGCCTTAGCAGATATCGCCGCGTTCCACATTCCCGGCAATTGTTTTATTAAGTTAGAGATAGGGACTTGGCACGCAGGTCCTTATTTTAATCATGATTTTGTTGATTTCTACAATCTAGAACTGAATGACACTAATGTTGTTGACCATTTTACCTATGACTTTCTTAAAAGCCATCAGCTACAATTTGAAATTCAAGTATGA